In Mus musculus strain C57BL/6J chromosome 9, GRCm38.p6 C57BL/6J, one genomic interval encodes:
- the Olfr921 gene encoding olfactory receptor 921 — protein MALVNGSTVTEFILLGLTDQPGLQMPLFLLFLLMYMITVFGNLTLIFLILLNSHLHTPMYFFLLNLSFVDLCYSSVITPKMLMNFILKKNLISYMGCMSQLYFFCFFIISECYVLVSMAYDRYVAICNPLLYNTAMSPRVCSYLMLGTYLMGFFDAMIHTGCMLRLSFCDGNIINHYFCDVLPLLQLSCTSTYVNETEIFIVGGKDIILPSAIIFFSYGFILSNIFQIRSTLGRSKAFSTCSSHIIAVSLFFGSCGFMYLKPSSAVSIDQGKISSIFYTIVVPMMNPLIYSLRNKDVKVALRKTLSRRKFLKV, from the coding sequence ATGGCTCTAGTAAATGGCTCAACTGTGACTGAATTCATTCTTTTGGGATTAACAGACCAGCCTGGACTCCAAATGCCTCttttcttattgtttctattaATGTACATGATCACAGTATTCGGTAATTTGACTTTGATATTTTTAATTCTGTTAAATTCTCACCTACATACTcccatgtatttttttctcttgaatttATCTTTTGTAGATCTCTGTTATTCTTCTGTGATTACACCAAAAATGCTGATGAATTTTATACTAAAGAAGAATCTTATCTCTTATATGGGATGTATGTCCCAACtctacttcttttgttttttcataatttctgAATGTTATGTACTGGTGTCAATGGCCTATGATCGCTATGTTGCAATCTGTAATCCACTGTTGTATAACACTGCCATGTCCCCAAGGGTGTGTTCTTATCTCATGCTTGGTACATATTTGATGGGATTTTTTGATGCTATGATCCATACTGGTTGCATGCTCAGACTGAGCTTCTGTGATGGCAATATCATCAACCACTATTTCTGCGATGTCCTCCCTTTGCTGCAGCTCTCTTGTACCAGCACCTATGTCAATGAGACAGAAATTTTCATTGTAGGGGGAAAAGACATCATTCTTCCCAGTGCCATTATCTTTTTCTCTTATGGCTTCATTCTCTCCAACATTTTCCAAATAAGATCCACTTTGGGCCGGTCCAAGGCCTTCAGCACTTGCAGTTCCCATATAATTGCTGTCTCTCTGTTCTTTGGATCATGTGGATTCATGTACCTGAAACCTTCCTCTGCTGTATCTATTGATCAAGGAAAAATCTCTTCCATTTTTTATACCATTGTGGTTCCTATGATGAACCCCCTAATTTATAGCTTGAGAAACAAAGATGTTAAAGTTGCCCTAagaaagactttgagtaggaggAAGTTTTTAAAAGTATAG